The Nitrospira sp. sequence AGGCTTTCTTCAATCTCCTTAATGATCTCTTGTCGTTTACCAAGAAGCATTTTATGGAGCACTTCCTGTCGCTGCTCCCTCGCTTCTCGCTCTTTGGCGGTTTCCTTGGGCCGTATGGGCGTCTCTATCTCGACCTCGGTGGCCGTCTTAGCCGCTGAACTCGTACTGGAACCGACCGGTTGCGGCTTCTTGAGGCTGGGTGCTACCGGCTTCGTCTTCACCACATCCTTTTTTTTCGTCTGTGTTTTCGTCGCCATAGAAGGTCCACTCCGAAAATAGATGGTTGGAGGGTCGAAAAGGTCCGGCTTCTATACCACGCCCGGTACCCTTGGAACAAGTGGCGATGAAGAGACCAATGAAACTGCCTAGGGATACGTGATGGTTGAGTGGACGTCATAGCCGGCGAGCTTTTCGCGTCCGTTCAAACTCTTCAGCTCAACCAGAAAATCGAGCCCAACGATCATGCCCCCCAACTGGCGAACGAGGTGGATCGTCGCTTCAGCAGTTCCTCCGGTCGCCAGCAGATCATCGACGATCAATACCTGCTCTCCGATTTCAACCGCGTCACGATGCACCGCGAGGCTGTTGTTTCCATATTCAAGGCTATACTTCACTTCATAGCAATCGGCAGGCAATTTTCCCGGCTTGCGAACGGGGACAAATCCGGCGCCGAGACGCGCCGCGAGGATCCCTCCAAAAATAAACCCCCTGGACTCGATACCGAGGACCTTGGTGATGCCACGACCCTGATACCGCGTCGTCAATTCGTCGGCAAGACTTTGAACGGCGGGAGGACTTTTCAGCAGTGTGGTGATGTCATAGAACAGAATGCCGGGCTTCGGAAAGTCCGGCACTTCACGAATGAGCGCTTGATAGTTGACGGCGGTCACGAGATTAGAGCAGATCTGCTTGTGTCATCGTTTTTCGCTCGATGGTGTTGCGAAGACGAACTAACGCGGCCATCTCGATTTGTCGGACCCGCTCTCGGGTCAACCCCATGGTACGGCCGATTTCCTCCAGCGTCTTCGCTTCGTCTCCATCGAGCCCGAACCGTGACACAATAACAGTTTGCTCTTTCTCAGGCAACTCCCTCACCCAAGCCATCAGCTCCGTTCTTCGACGCACTCCATCTGCAGTCTCGTCGGGTGACAGCCCAACCGGATCTTCAATCACATCGCGCAGGAAGGTGTCGGTGCGGTCGTTGAGCGGGCTGTCGAGCGAACAGGTGGTTCGTATCAACTGCTTCAGGTCCAAGACTTCTTCTTCCGAGGTCTTCATCTTCGCGGCCACTTCCGCCGCCCTCGGATCTCGTCCCAGCTCCTGTACCAATTGTTCGGCACGATTCAGGTACCGATTGAGGCGTTCCACCACGTGTACCGGGAGGCGCACCAGCTTCCCTTGATTGATAATGGCCCGTTCGATGTATTGCCTGATCCACCAGGAGGCATAGGTACTGAACCGGAAGCCCCGCTTGTAATTAAACTTTTCGACCGCTTTGATCAGGCCTAAATTACCTTCTTCGACGATGTCGGAAAACGGAAACCCTCGATGCATGTAGCGCTTTCCGATACTGATCACAAGCCGTAAATTCGATTCGATCATCTGTTGACGGGCTTGCTCATCGCCGGCCATCACCCGTTTCCCGAGCTGCTGTTCTTGCTTAAATGTGAGCAGGGTCGATCGGCGAACCTCCCGGAGGTAACTCTTGAGCGTATCAAGCCCCTCCGATCGACCTGTGTCCCGTTCGCTCTGGGCCGCCGCATTCCCGGGTTCTGAGGCCCCCAGATCGTCGACAGTGTGCCTCCGAGCTTCACTCAACTCGGACTCTTCGTCGTGCTGCCGACCCATGATCCCTCGTTCCCTAATACCAAATGCTGAAATTCAAATGCCGCCCAGTTGCCGCACTCCACTCCGTGTCAATCTTCGTCACCCGCGAGGCGGGAGGCCCGCTTCGCAGTTCACGTATCAGCGCTTCGATCACGGTCTTCTTACCTTCGACTTCCAACTCAACCCGGCCGTCGTCGAGATTACGGACGCCGCCCGACAGCTCAAGTCCTCTCGCTACCCGTGACGCAAACGCCCGAAAACCGACACCCTGCACACGACCATGCACGAGAATGTGTGCCCGAACCGGCGGATCATCGGCCGATGGCATCATCTGGCTTTCCCAAGGATATGGGCGCTACCGGCTATTCACTAGTCCGCCCAGCGGATATTCTCACACCTCTTCAGATGCGTCACGTGTTTTACAATTTCTACGCGTGCATCTTCTCGCCACGGTTGCGTTCAAAGCCATGACGCGGCCACTACGGCGAAACCGCGACACATGCCACCATGGAGAAACGGTAAGGCACGCGATTGGTTCGTCAAAGAGATAAAGGATTTGTAAATTATGCCTCTCCAGTATCTTAATGCGATGCTGCGACGAATAGGCGCTGACTTACACGAAGCGGATTCTTGATCAAAGCGAAACTGGTAGGGGGTTGTCCGCGCCATTAACGATAAAGAGCCGGCGTACGAGCACGCTCTATAGTGGGTGCGAGAAGATTTGACCTTCGACCCGGTGCCTAGGTCACGTGTAGTTTCTATCCCGTCGCCTCAATGGAAGAAATAGGCTACAGGTCGAGCACGAAACGGAATCCCACTGGAGGGAATTATCCGCGTGCGATTGTAACGATACAACGATGAATAGCACGCGGCACGAGCAAGCACGATGGTCGGGGTAAGAAGATTGGACTTTCGATCCAGCGCCTAGGTCACGTGTGGTTTCTATCCCGTCGCCCCAATGGAAGAACTAGGCTCCGGGTCGAGCAAGCTTGGTTTGGTCGGGGCGAGAGGATTTGAACCTCCGACCCCTGCGTCCCGAACGCAGTGCGCTACCGGGCTGCGCTACGCCCCGACATCAATGAATCGTTGGAAACTAAGGGTCTGATTGTCTTACAGGATGGGAGTGAAATGCAACCCATGCGCTTCGGCCACAGCCTGGCAGGTCACTTTCCCATCCATCACATTCACACCACGAGCCAGCCCAGAATCCGAACGGATGGCTCGATCGACACCATCAGAAGCGAAGCGCACTATATAGGGCAGGGTCGCATTGGTCAAGGCAAAGGTCGCCGTTCGGGGAACAATGCCGGGCATGTTCGTCACGCAATAGTGTGTCACACCATCCACCACGTAGACTGGTTCTGAGTGCGTCGTCGGTCGTGTCGTTTCAAAACACCCTCCTTGATCGACTGCAATATCAACGATCACAGCCCCGGGTTGCATCCGTGCAACCAACGCTCGGTCCACTACCTTGGGCGCGCGTGCACCATGCACGAGCACGGCACCGACGACCACGTCCCCTTGCACCACTGTTTCCTCGACGGCGGCCTGCGTTGAGATCCGGGTAATAATTCGGCCTCGATAGAGATCGTCGAGCTCTTGCAGCCGTTGAACATTCAAATCAAGTACGGTCACTTGCGCCCCCATGCCGACGGCAATCCGTACCGCCGACGTGCCGGCGACTCCGGCTCCGAGCACCACAACCTTTCCCGGCTCGACACCAGGCACACCACTCAACAACACCCCTCGGCCTCCGTATGAGCGTTCCAAATACTGTGCTCCGATTTGTACCGCCAGCCGACCGGCAATTTCACTCATCGGCTTCAACATCGGTAAGCTGCCGTCTGCAGCTTCAACCGTCTCACGAGCAATCGCCGTAATTTTCGTTGCCATCAAGACTTTCGTCAGTTCCGGAAGAGACGCCAAATGCAGATAGGTAAACAACACTTGTCCCGGTCGAAAGAGCGAACATTCGGAGAGCAGCGGTTCCTTGACCTTCACAATCATCTCTGCTTTCTCGAATATCTCGTGTTTTGAGCGTGCGATGATCGCCCCGGCCTTACGGTATTCGTCATCACTAAATCCGCTGCCTTGACCGGCGGACGGTTCAACCCACACGTCATGTCCACTCTGGCGCAATGCCGCTGCTCCGTCTGGCGTAAGACTGACGCGATGTTCTTGGTCCTTGATCTCTTTCGGGATGCCGATAATCATAGCGATTCCCCTCTCGACGTTGCGCCAGGTGAGTTCATCGAGTCATTATACCTCGTCACAGGACGATACGCTTCGCCCAGCGCCTTCGGGTAGTGGGGTCATACTGTGTTGCTGACCGCGTGTAATCTATGATGAACCATGGCATACTGCAAACATGCCAAAGAAGAAAGACGAGAACGAAAGCGCATACAGCGCATTACAAGAGTTAATCGCTCGTGATGCCGAGCGTGATGGCACTCCAAGGCCTCTAGCTGGACCGCCAGAGAAGTTATCCTACCGTGTGAAGGCTGGCCGTAAGGGTGGCAAGAAGGGCGGCAAGGCGAGGGCAGAGAAACTCTCCGCTACAGCAAAGACCAAAATAGCCAAGAAAGCCGCTAAGGCACGCTGGAAGTCATAAACCAGTGGGGCTGTGAATATCCCTACCAGCTACGGACATTAGCACCTCTTTCGCTTTTCCAATGATCATGGTACGTCACAGTACTGTTATGTACTGATCCAAAAGCTCTTAGGTCATGGAAGGGATGATCAAGAAGGAGGTCGCTATGCGTATATTGAAATTATTAAATCGTAGCTTCCTTGATGCCGCTCACCCAGCCTGGAAGCCGTAATAAGAAAAACAAAGGGGCCTTCCCTCTACTTTGACCGGCAGGAGGAAGAGCCCCTTGGTGAGCCTAAAACAGTAGTCGTATTATCCCTCAACCCGATTACTTTTGCAACATGGGTTTAGGACGGCAGTTTTCTCATAGCTGCCAAGGGTGAAGTATGCCTGCTTGACATGCTTGATCAAAATATGTATAGTGTGTTGCTAGATGGAGGGAGCGAACATGACCTGCCCAACCTGCAACGCACCAGCAAAGAAATTCGGGAAAGACAGAAAAGGCTTACAGCGGTTTAGATGCCTGGACTGTAAGAAAACGTTCCTTGAACCTCATAAGCGACCGTTAGATGACATGCGTTTGCCTATCGAAAAAGCGATATCCGTGATTCAGCACCTTGTCGAAGGGTGTTCAGTCCGCACCACTGAGCGCATCACGGGCGTTGAAAAGCGCACCATTCTGACGTTGCTAGCACTTGTCGGCGAGCGCTGTGAAGGGCTCATGACTGAGCGTATTCGAGGGATTCAGGTCAAGGATGTGAGCTGTGATGAGATTTGGGGCTATGTCGGAATGAAAGCCAAGACCAAGGCACAGAAGAAGAGCACGAAACAGGGCATTGGCGATGCCTGGTGCTTCATTGGCATGGAGCGGCATACCAAGCTCATTCTTGCCTGGCATCTCGGTCTACGGAACTTCCCTCACACGGTCGCCTTCACAGAGAAACTAGCCCATGCCACTGAGGGCAACTTCCAAATTACGACCGATGGGTTTCCGCTATATGAGGATGCGATTGTCGAAAGTCTGGGCGCTCGGCACGTGGATTTTGCTCAGGTTATTAAGATCTATCGCAGTATTCCTGAGGGGCAGTCCCGCTATTCTCCCAGCACCTGTATTGGCTGTGAAAAGAAGAAGGCATTCGGCAATCCTGATTTGCGCCGAGCCACCACTTCACACGTTGAACGACAAAACCTGACGCTGCGAATGAGCATGCGGAGAATGACCCGTCTCACCAATGCGTTCTCAAAAAAATGGGACAATCTCCGGTGGGCATATGCCCTCCAATTCGCGTAT is a genomic window containing:
- a CDS encoding adenine phosphoribosyltransferase; amino-acid sequence: MTAVNYQALIREVPDFPKPGILFYDITTLLKSPPAVQSLADELTTRYQGRGITKVLGIESRGFIFGGILAARLGAGFVPVRKPGKLPADCYEVKYSLEYGNNSLAVHRDAVEIGEQVLIVDDLLATGGTAEATIHLVRQLGGMIVGLDFLVELKSLNGREKLAGYDVHSTITYP
- a CDS encoding sigma-70 family RNA polymerase sigma factor; its protein translation is MGRQHDEESELSEARRHTVDDLGASEPGNAAAQSERDTGRSEGLDTLKSYLREVRRSTLLTFKQEQQLGKRVMAGDEQARQQMIESNLRLVISIGKRYMHRGFPFSDIVEEGNLGLIKAVEKFNYKRGFRFSTYASWWIRQYIERAIINQGKLVRLPVHVVERLNRYLNRAEQLVQELGRDPRAAEVAAKMKTSEEEVLDLKQLIRTTCSLDSPLNDRTDTFLRDVIEDPVGLSPDETADGVRRRTELMAWVRELPEKEQTVIVSRFGLDGDEAKTLEEIGRTMGLTRERVRQIEMAALVRLRNTIERKTMTQADLL
- a CDS encoding acylphosphatase is translated as MPSADDPPVRAHILVHGRVQGVGFRAFASRVARGLELSGGVRNLDDGRVELEVEGKKTVIEALIRELRSGPPASRVTKIDTEWSAATGRHLNFSIWY
- the ald gene encoding alanine dehydrogenase translates to MIIGIPKEIKDQEHRVSLTPDGAAALRQSGHDVWVEPSAGQGSGFSDDEYRKAGAIIARSKHEIFEKAEMIVKVKEPLLSECSLFRPGQVLFTYLHLASLPELTKVLMATKITAIARETVEAADGSLPMLKPMSEIAGRLAVQIGAQYLERSYGGRGVLLSGVPGVEPGKVVVLGAGVAGTSAVRIAVGMGAQVTVLDLNVQRLQELDDLYRGRIITRISTQAAVEETVVQGDVVVGAVLVHGARAPKVVDRALVARMQPGAVIVDIAVDQGGCFETTRPTTHSEPVYVVDGVTHYCVTNMPGIVPRTATFALTNATLPYIVRFASDGVDRAIRSDSGLARGVNVMDGKVTCQAVAEAHGLHFTPIL
- a CDS encoding histone H1; translated protein: MPKKKDENESAYSALQELIARDAERDGTPRPLAGPPEKLSYRVKAGRKGGKKGGKARAEKLSATAKTKIAKKAAKARWKS
- a CDS encoding IS1 family transposase, which codes for MRLPIEKAISVIQHLVEGCSVRTTERITGVEKRTILTLLALVGERCEGLMTERIRGIQVKDVSCDEIWGYVGMKAKTKAQKKSTKQGIGDAWCFIGMERHTKLILAWHLGLRNFPHTVAFTEKLAHATEGNFQITTDGFPLYEDAIVESLGARHVDFAQVIKIYRSIPEGQSRYSPSTCIGCEKKKAFGNPDLRRATTSHVERQNLTLRMSMRRMTRLTNAFSKKWDNLRWAYALQFAYYNFCRVHQTLRVTPAMQSNLTDHVWTISELIQTTK